One genomic window of Sphingobacterium oryzagri includes the following:
- a CDS encoding nucleoside recognition domain-containing protein: protein MALNYVWIAFFVIAFVVALIKLIFLGDTEIFTLLINSLFDSAKTGAELSLGLVGIMTFWLGIMKVGEQAGMITLFAKGVNPFFSKLFPGVPKNHPANGSIIMNFSANMLGLDNAATPVGLKAMKELQELNPAKDTATNAQIMFLVLNTAGITLIPTSVIALRMASGAANPADIFIPALIGTFISFVSGMIAVAIYQKINLFNLPVLLFLGFFLGLMCLLYFGLSGLPPEQIEKITGLIGGLLIFSIIMLFIVFGAIKKINVYDAFIDGAKEGFSTAVMIIPFLIAILVAIAAFRATGCMDYIVNGIAFIFSSLGMDTRFVPALPVGLMKTLSGGGARGLMVDVMQTYGVDSFQGRLASIIQGSSETTFYVLAVYFGSVGIKNTRYALTCGLIADVVGLIAAIILAYIFFG, encoded by the coding sequence ATGGCATTAAATTACGTTTGGATAGCCTTTTTTGTGATCGCTTTTGTGGTTGCCTTGATAAAATTGATATTCCTTGGCGATACTGAAATATTTACCTTATTGATCAATAGTCTTTTTGACAGTGCAAAAACGGGCGCCGAGCTTTCACTCGGTCTGGTAGGAATCATGACCTTTTGGCTGGGCATTATGAAAGTTGGCGAGCAGGCGGGCATGATTACGCTTTTTGCGAAGGGAGTCAATCCGTTTTTCAGTAAATTATTCCCAGGAGTTCCGAAAAACCATCCGGCAAATGGATCGATCATCATGAACTTTTCGGCCAATATGTTAGGATTAGACAATGCAGCGACACCCGTTGGTCTTAAAGCAATGAAAGAACTGCAAGAACTAAATCCGGCAAAAGATACCGCGACCAATGCGCAGATTATGTTCCTGGTGTTGAATACAGCGGGCATTACGTTGATTCCGACGTCAGTCATTGCACTTCGGATGGCGAGTGGTGCAGCCAATCCTGCAGATATTTTTATTCCCGCTTTGATCGGGACTTTCATTTCCTTCGTATCAGGCATGATCGCGGTAGCTATTTACCAAAAAATTAACCTTTTCAATTTGCCCGTTCTGTTATTTCTTGGATTCTTTCTGGGTTTAATGTGCTTACTATATTTTGGTTTAAGCGGACTGCCGCCCGAGCAGATTGAAAAAATTACCGGGCTTATCGGTGGTTTACTTATTTTTTCTATCATCATGCTGTTTATTGTATTTGGCGCAATCAAAAAGATCAATGTGTATGATGCATTTATCGACGGCGCTAAAGAAGGATTTTCCACTGCCGTGATGATCATCCCTTTTTTAATAGCTATTTTGGTTGCTATCGCCGCATTTCGTGCGACTGGTTGCATGGATTACATCGTTAATGGTATTGCGTTCATATTTTCGTCGCTCGGCATGGATACACGCTTTGTTCCTGCATTGCCAGTAGGCTTGATGAAAACGTTGAGCGGTGGCGGTGCCCGCGGTTTAATGGTGGATGTCATGCAAACCTATGGTGTAGATTCTTTTCAAGGCCGCCTGGCCAGCATTATTCAAGGATCGTCTGAAACTACGTTCTACGTATTGGCCGTATACTTTGGTTCTGTTGGTATTAAAAATACGCGTTATGCATTGACCTGCGGATTAATTGCCGATGTTGTTGGCTTGATCGCTGCGATCATTTTAGCCTATATATTTTTTGGATAA
- a CDS encoding RNA polymerase sigma factor: MKSIRQYWKKNNPLSLREALEDCVLGKTERGKSFLYKKYYGYVMAVVLRYISTEMEAEEATNESFVKVFRKLAGFERHEEDEILEKTFRAWLARIAVNTSIDLLRSRKPVHFLEDTADEDIKQHAVVMTDRLGVEDIMKLLNRIPDIQRSIFNLFEIEGYSHEEIGEMLDIPESTSRTYLTRAKQRLRKLYIEEFTVSHNLHS; this comes from the coding sequence ATGAAGAGTATTCGGCAATACTGGAAAAAGAATAATCCGTTGTCCTTACGCGAGGCGCTGGAGGATTGTGTTTTGGGAAAAACCGAACGCGGAAAATCGTTCCTTTATAAAAAGTATTATGGTTATGTCATGGCGGTTGTACTTCGGTATATTTCTACAGAAATGGAGGCCGAGGAAGCTACGAACGAAAGCTTTGTTAAAGTGTTTCGAAAGCTAGCGGGGTTTGAACGTCATGAAGAAGACGAGATACTGGAAAAAACCTTCCGCGCCTGGCTCGCCAGAATTGCCGTCAATACCTCAATAGACTTGTTAAGGAGCCGTAAGCCCGTCCATTTTCTTGAAGACACAGCAGATGAAGACATTAAGCAACACGCGGTCGTGATGACCGATCGTTTAGGTGTGGAAGACATCATGAAACTTTTAAATAGAATACCCGACATACAACGCTCTATTTTCAATCTTTTTGAGATTGAAGGGTATTCGCATGAAGAGATCGGGGAGATGCTCGACATTCCGGAGAGCACATCGAGAACTTACCTTACACGCGCCAAACAACGGTTGCGAAAATTGTATATCGAAGAGTTTACGGTTTCACATAATTTACATTCTTAA
- a CDS encoding OsmC family protein, producing MSRDIRVHMGRDRYKTVIEVAEHQLLADEPTDVGGTDLGPSPTEYLLSSVATCKAMTLRMYADRKSWDLESVEITMSMSQQRTDLQKTTFMHCHIRLSGQLDDAQRQRLLTIAEKCPVHQMLNSPIVIESNLI from the coding sequence ATGTCAAGAGATATACGCGTACACATGGGACGCGACCGCTACAAAACAGTAATTGAAGTAGCCGAACATCAGTTGTTGGCGGATGAGCCAACGGACGTAGGCGGAACAGATTTAGGTCCCTCGCCTACCGAATATTTACTGTCTTCAGTAGCGACTTGTAAAGCGATGACTTTGCGGATGTATGCTGACAGAAAATCATGGGATTTGGAATCCGTCGAGATTACTATGTCCATGAGTCAGCAACGCACCGATTTACAGAAAACGACGTTTATGCACTGTCATATTCGCTTATCAGGTCAGTTAGACGATGCGCAACGGCAGCGCTTACTTACTATTGCGGAAAAATGCCCGGTACATCAAATGTTGAACAGCCCGATTGTTATTGAGAGTAATTTAATATAA
- a CDS encoding proline dehydrogenase family protein has product MISANSEVKLDFNNTEVAFRNKSDKDLEKAYWLFKMVANNALIKVGTPITTFALNIGLPIQGIIRNTIYKQFCGGESIEGCAPAIAELGQGGVTTILDYSVEGEESEKSFDDTCAEILRTVAYAKANSHISFCVFKPTGLGRFDLFAKLDAKQKLTEEERAEFDKVYERIDRICRACYEAKIKVLVDAEHSWIQDTIDDFAREMMEKYNKEEAIVYNTYQLYRSDKLASLKADFAYAQTQNFFLGAKIVRGAYMEIERERAAEKGYASPIQVDKQASDADYNAAIYFCLDHINRIGLMAGTHNEESSRLLAEEMLNRGISPKNDHVYFAQLLGMSDNLSFNLSAAGFQVAKYMPYGPVKAVMPYLFRRAQENTSVGGQTGRELNLLMKEKARRKRTR; this is encoded by the coding sequence ATGATATCTGCCAATAGCGAGGTAAAACTGGATTTCAACAATACAGAAGTAGCTTTTCGTAACAAGAGTGATAAGGATTTGGAAAAAGCTTATTGGCTTTTCAAAATGGTGGCCAACAATGCCTTGATAAAAGTAGGCACACCGATCACCACGTTTGCCTTAAACATAGGCTTACCGATCCAGGGTATCATCCGGAATACCATTTATAAGCAATTCTGTGGCGGCGAATCCATCGAAGGTTGTGCGCCCGCTATCGCAGAGCTTGGCCAGGGCGGTGTAACAACCATTTTGGATTATTCCGTGGAAGGTGAAGAGTCTGAAAAAAGTTTTGACGATACCTGTGCTGAAATTCTACGCACGGTGGCCTACGCCAAAGCCAACAGCCATATTTCTTTTTGTGTGTTTAAGCCGACGGGCTTGGGGCGTTTCGATCTGTTTGCAAAGTTGGACGCCAAGCAAAAACTCACCGAAGAAGAGCGCGCTGAATTTGATAAAGTCTACGAGCGTATTGATCGTATCTGCCGCGCATGTTACGAAGCAAAGATTAAAGTACTTGTAGATGCAGAGCATTCTTGGATACAAGATACGATTGACGATTTCGCCCGGGAGATGATGGAAAAATATAACAAAGAAGAGGCTATCGTTTATAATACCTACCAACTTTACCGAAGCGATAAGCTTGCTTCGTTAAAAGCTGACTTTGCCTATGCACAAACGCAAAATTTCTTTCTAGGCGCCAAGATTGTACGGGGCGCATATATGGAAATCGAACGCGAACGCGCTGCGGAAAAAGGATATGCCTCGCCTATACAAGTTGACAAGCAAGCGTCAGACGCAGATTATAACGCCGCTATTTACTTTTGTCTGGATCATATCAATCGTATTGGATTGATGGCAGGCACGCACAACGAAGAAAGCTCGCGCTTGCTCGCTGAGGAAATGTTGAACCGCGGTATTTCACCAAAAAATGACCACGTGTATTTTGCGCAATTGTTGGGCATGTCAGACAACCTCTCGTTTAATTTATCTGCTGCCGGTTTCCAGGTTGCAAAATATATGCCTTATGGGCCGGTGAAAGCGGTTATGCCGTATCTATTTCGTCGTGCACAGGAAAACACATCCGTTGGCGGCCAAACGGGGCGAGAACTTAATTTACTGATGAAAGAGAAAGCCCGTAGAAAACGTACACGGTAA
- a CDS encoding RNA-binding S4 domain-containing protein, translated as MQTFSLKGEYIQMIQLLKVMNWVEHGAMAQFVVEEGLVKYNGEIDYRKRLKVKKGDVVEFDGQQVNII; from the coding sequence ATGCAAACGTTTTCATTAAAGGGAGAATATATCCAGATGATCCAGCTGTTGAAGGTCATGAATTGGGTGGAACATGGTGCGATGGCACAATTCGTGGTCGAAGAAGGACTCGTGAAATATAACGGAGAAATCGATTACCGAAAGCGATTAAAAGTTAAAAAGGGCGATGTCGTGGAATTTGATGGACAGCAAGTGAATATAATTTAA
- a CDS encoding patatin-like phospholipase family protein: MKRILSIDGGGIRGIIPGMFLVALEEKIREATKDPDAHLTDYFDFFAGTSTGGILLSILLCPADDGSGKQKYGAKEALAIYLEHGSEIFAAKPWRRFLSRFGLLSELYDNTVLEKILAAYFGDRKLSELLKPCIITAYNIELRKNHLFRQQKAISHGDSRDFYIRDVCRATSAAPTYFSVAEVFSLAKTRYPLVDGGVFSHNPSLSALLEVIKSYNTYKIDDVWILSLGTGLSKISYDYEDFKKKRAISIGPALVDIMSSSSAESTDYYLKQLFHSVDKSENYIRIEPNNLSSIDPSMDAATLSNIQKITALADKLVSDHEDLLNRIVKDLIRDKRNDKDRSVWNFLKN, from the coding sequence ATGAAAAGAATCCTTTCGATCGATGGCGGTGGAATCCGGGGTATTATTCCCGGTATGTTTTTAGTTGCGCTGGAAGAAAAAATCCGCGAAGCAACCAAAGATCCAGATGCTCATCTAACCGATTATTTCGATTTTTTTGCGGGAACCAGCACGGGCGGTATATTGCTTTCCATCTTGCTATGTCCTGCCGACGATGGTTCCGGAAAGCAAAAGTATGGCGCAAAAGAAGCCTTAGCTATTTATTTAGAACACGGCAGCGAGATCTTCGCGGCTAAGCCATGGCGCCGTTTTTTAAGCCGCTTTGGTTTGCTAAGTGAACTCTATGATAACACCGTGCTGGAAAAAATATTGGCTGCGTATTTTGGCGACCGGAAGCTGAGTGAGCTACTAAAACCCTGTATCATCACAGCCTATAACATCGAACTTCGCAAGAATCATTTGTTTAGGCAGCAAAAGGCAATCTCGCATGGCGATTCACGCGATTTTTACATTCGCGATGTATGCAGAGCAACTTCAGCAGCGCCTACGTATTTCTCGGTAGCCGAGGTATTTTCATTGGCAAAAACGCGCTATCCGCTGGTTGATGGTGGGGTGTTTTCTCACAACCCTTCGCTATCAGCATTATTGGAAGTGATCAAAAGCTACAACACGTATAAAATAGATGATGTTTGGATACTTTCTCTGGGCACAGGCCTATCAAAAATATCGTATGATTACGAAGATTTTAAAAAGAAGCGCGCCATCTCGATTGGCCCGGCGCTGGTCGATATTATGAGCAGCAGTTCTGCTGAAAGCACTGATTATTATCTTAAACAGCTCTTTCATTCGGTTGACAAGAGCGAAAATTACATACGCATAGAACCCAATAACCTCTCATCGATCGATCCATCAATGGATGCGGCAACGTTGAGCAACATCCAAAAAATTACCGCATTGGCCGATAAGCTGGTCAGCGATCATGAGGATTTGTTGAACCGAATTGTCAAAGATTTAATTCGGGACAAGCGAAACGACAAAGATCGATCGGTATGGAATTTCCTAAAAAATTAA
- a CDS encoding universal stress protein produces MRKILFPTDFSDAASNAFHYALHLAKELHAELYVLHTYMQPVLTASHAGQPEIVPEVYENYELQQFENFKSHSLQLRTMADQAGLGDVPVNFLFEEGTVVYNAEEIIQREGINLVIMGTNRAQGFIDKIFGSNTLGVIRGVKIPVLSVPKEAKYSGIKEIVFTTLFRENDELALAEILNLTKPFAVHVKCVYVHKEYNADSIGVAERWRKKFENHSLEFVFLDFKESIENTVNLYMEEHRVDLLCVVKRNRNFLERIFTSSISNRLRIHTNTATLVLQEGEDPGTF; encoded by the coding sequence ATGAGGAAGATCTTATTTCCAACAGACTTTTCCGATGCGGCCAGCAATGCCTTTCACTACGCGCTGCATCTGGCCAAGGAACTTCATGCGGAGCTTTATGTGTTGCATACGTATATGCAACCTGTTTTAACGGCTTCCCATGCGGGCCAGCCGGAAATTGTTCCGGAGGTATACGAAAACTACGAACTGCAACAGTTTGAAAATTTTAAAAGCCATTCGTTGCAGTTACGAACGATGGCTGATCAGGCGGGTTTAGGCGATGTGCCTGTAAATTTTCTTTTTGAAGAGGGTACTGTCGTGTATAATGCCGAAGAGATCATTCAGCGCGAGGGAATCAATCTGGTGATTATGGGCACCAATCGAGCCCAGGGTTTTATCGACAAAATATTTGGTTCAAATACATTGGGCGTGATTCGCGGCGTTAAAATACCCGTGTTATCGGTGCCCAAAGAAGCCAAATATAGCGGCATCAAAGAGATTGTATTTACAACCTTGTTCCGCGAAAATGATGAGCTTGCCCTTGCAGAAATCTTAAACCTGACCAAACCGTTTGCCGTACATGTCAAATGCGTATATGTACACAAGGAATATAATGCTGATAGCATCGGTGTTGCCGAACGCTGGCGTAAAAAATTCGAAAACCATTCGTTGGAGTTCGTTTTTCTGGATTTCAAAGAGTCTATTGAAAATACCGTTAACTTATATATGGAAGAGCATCGTGTCGATTTGCTTTGTGTGGTCAAACGTAACAGAAACTTTTTAGAACGTATCTTTACATCCAGCATCAGTAATCGTTTACGCATCCATACCAATACGGCAACACTGGTTTTACAGGAAGGTGAAGATCCCGGTACTTTTTAA
- a CDS encoding HAD family hydrolase: MNVESQQKFAQLQQLSEPYEALLYDVDGTLADNMHAHKAAYVATAAEYAIALDDAIVDELAGWPTIDVAAEIALRYDKEIDTLAFAKRKSTIFIEQFIRQTVPVDFVHAHLLANVGKKRIGLVSGGSRGTLEITLEVINLHGKFETLVCAGDTPAGKPSPEPFLLAAEQLHVAPAACLVFEDGDPGVQGAIAAGMGWVRVDQL, translated from the coding sequence ATGAATGTAGAATCTCAACAAAAATTTGCGCAACTACAGCAACTGTCTGAACCTTATGAAGCGCTTTTATACGATGTAGACGGCACACTTGCCGATAATATGCATGCGCACAAAGCGGCATATGTCGCTACAGCGGCCGAATACGCAATTGCGTTGGATGACGCTATTGTGGATGAACTTGCAGGCTGGCCAACGATTGACGTAGCCGCCGAAATAGCGTTGCGCTACGACAAAGAAATCGATACGCTGGCTTTCGCTAAACGCAAATCCACCATTTTTATTGAGCAATTTATTCGCCAAACAGTACCGGTAGATTTTGTGCATGCGCACTTGTTGGCCAATGTGGGAAAGAAGCGCATAGGTTTGGTTTCCGGTGGTTCACGTGGCACGCTCGAGATCACCCTGGAGGTAATCAACTTGCATGGTAAATTTGAAACCTTAGTCTGCGCCGGCGACACGCCAGCAGGAAAACCATCGCCCGAACCGTTCTTGTTGGCGGCAGAACAGCTACACGTCGCGCCTGCTGCTTGCTTGGTTTTTGAAGATGGCGATCCCGGTGTGCAAGGAGCTATTGCGGCCGGAATGGGTTGGGTTCGCGTAGATCAATTATAG
- a CDS encoding outer membrane beta-barrel protein, with protein sequence MEDQHKKELIAIIKEQLKAADERPYREGAWEAYKATYETKSVKKILSPYWAAAAALALAGFAAVFLYRNIDTEAVKIAQKPATERTISDSAPSTDAEQQRDSDELQTDALTPALPSFESVQAWSAITTDKESSEGHSTTLAAVLAPQAFQLANGLSVIQKETLSPKIFDIATPVITAEEETFASSDLGPAFSMAQQANPHLAQQQEAGKDMAPKRFKIANKFELGAFLSPTTTDQGFDVGGGLMLAYKLSNKLALRTGAAFNQYEVGMLASEMGPGLANGVSDYPAEPMNMVSKDVPYRAANLLLPNLNAVSGKVQTLDIPLELKYSMGKQFYATGGVSYAVVLSQERFNHFTEFTDAATFSSASDSGQPTTPASSPVETSSKSAENNINPNGFGGFMNFSIGRKTKLTRFMNISVEPYIKIPVGQFRRADMDYTNGGLRVITNF encoded by the coding sequence ATGGAAGATCAACACAAAAAGGAGCTAATAGCGATTATAAAAGAACAGTTGAAAGCAGCTGACGAGCGCCCTTATCGGGAAGGCGCATGGGAAGCTTATAAAGCAACTTATGAAACCAAAAGTGTAAAGAAAATCTTGTCGCCTTACTGGGCTGCGGCAGCAGCGCTGGCGTTGGCGGGCTTTGCCGCTGTATTTTTATATAGAAATATCGACACCGAAGCGGTAAAAATTGCGCAAAAGCCGGCTACCGAACGTACAATTAGCGACAGTGCGCCATCGACGGATGCCGAGCAGCAGCGCGATAGCGATGAGCTGCAAACCGATGCGTTAACACCGGCATTGCCATCTTTTGAATCGGTACAAGCATGGAGCGCGATCACGACCGATAAGGAAAGTAGCGAAGGGCATAGCACCACACTGGCGGCCGTGCTTGCGCCGCAAGCATTCCAGCTCGCCAACGGCTTGTCTGTTATACAAAAAGAAACGCTTTCTCCGAAGATATTCGATATCGCTACGCCGGTTATCACCGCTGAGGAGGAAACGTTTGCTAGCAGCGACCTTGGTCCGGCGTTTTCCATGGCGCAACAAGCCAATCCGCATCTTGCGCAACAACAGGAAGCGGGTAAAGATATGGCGCCAAAGCGTTTTAAAATTGCTAATAAATTTGAGTTGGGCGCGTTTTTGAGCCCAACGACTACGGATCAAGGATTTGATGTCGGCGGCGGATTAATGCTGGCCTACAAATTGTCGAATAAATTGGCTTTGCGCACGGGCGCAGCCTTTAATCAGTATGAAGTTGGTATGCTGGCCTCCGAAATGGGGCCTGGTCTCGCAAACGGCGTTTCCGATTATCCGGCAGAGCCTATGAATATGGTTTCAAAAGATGTTCCTTATCGCGCAGCAAATCTGCTATTGCCTAATTTAAATGCTGTATCCGGCAAAGTGCAGACGCTCGATATTCCGTTGGAACTTAAATACAGTATGGGCAAGCAGTTTTATGCTACAGGCGGGGTTTCTTACGCTGTTGTGTTATCGCAAGAACGGTTTAACCATTTTACGGAGTTTACGGATGCGGCTACTTTTTCTAGCGCATCAGACTCGGGACAACCCACCACGCCGGCGTCTTCACCTGTGGAAACATCGTCAAAAAGTGCAGAAAATAATATCAATCCAAATGGATTTGGTGGCTTTATGAACTTTTCCATCGGGCGGAAGACAAAGTTGACCAGGTTTATGAATATTTCGGTAGAGCCTTACATCAAAATACCAGTTGGTCAGTTTAGACGTGCCGATATGGATTATACCAATGGCGGCTTACGCGTTATTACGAATTTTTAA
- a CDS encoding PLP-dependent aminotransferase family protein — translation MGSPFRHEPFGEFVADSRSDRAIYLQLADFILKQITTGNMQAGQRLPSTRVAANALHINRLTIARAYDALQIEGWLTSAVGKGTFVAQHIPTTTAIKLHHKRPGSALLQSGFAVQQKSYPNKVKDFVSPLLHLDDGYPDPRLAPLSEFYRAYRNELSRGGLYNKFGSYGNPAGPSRYRSALSAYLNQSRNLKTSMENILSVRGTLMGINLVCTALIAPGEIVVSGVPGWTRAEHNFLQVGAKHIGISVDEHGLVVDELAAICKRQRVRMVYVTPHHHYPTTVSLRIDRRLQLLELANTYGFIIFEDDYDFDFHYRSRPLLPLASADDRGMVIYGGSFSKSFSPAFRMGYLAAPQNVIEHLAQTRILLDRQGDHVLDNAMASLLDDGTISRYLRRTLPVYTSRRDHFAKLLESELADFLTFSLPAGGMSIWAQFDRRINTVSLAKKAMEKGLYIGDGEAHRYPNFDANAIRLGFASCTDAEQQQSVDILRQVLQKL, via the coding sequence ATGGGTAGTCCATTTAGACATGAACCATTTGGCGAATTTGTAGCAGATAGTAGGAGTGACCGCGCTATATATTTACAGTTGGCAGATTTCATTTTGAAACAGATAACAACAGGTAATATGCAGGCCGGTCAGCGTTTGCCCAGCACGCGCGTTGCTGCCAATGCGCTCCACATAAATCGACTGACGATTGCTCGCGCATATGATGCGTTACAGATCGAAGGCTGGTTGACGAGCGCTGTAGGCAAAGGAACATTCGTTGCGCAACACATTCCAACAACTACAGCGATCAAGCTCCATCATAAACGGCCCGGATCCGCGCTGTTGCAGTCGGGGTTCGCGGTACAGCAAAAATCATATCCAAACAAGGTGAAGGACTTCGTTTCTCCGCTGCTGCACTTGGATGATGGCTATCCCGATCCAAGGCTGGCCCCGCTATCGGAATTTTACCGCGCATACCGCAACGAACTCTCGCGCGGTGGATTGTATAATAAGTTTGGAAGTTACGGCAATCCTGCCGGGCCGTCAAGATACCGATCGGCATTGTCTGCTTATTTAAACCAGTCGCGCAATTTGAAAACAAGCATGGAAAATATTCTTTCGGTGCGGGGCACGCTGATGGGCATTAATTTGGTGTGCACGGCGTTGATCGCGCCCGGCGAAATTGTCGTTTCTGGCGTCCCAGGCTGGACGAGGGCCGAGCATAATTTTCTCCAAGTAGGCGCAAAACATATCGGCATTTCGGTCGATGAACATGGTTTGGTGGTAGATGAGCTCGCTGCAATTTGTAAAAGGCAGCGTGTGCGTATGGTTTACGTTACGCCACACCATCATTATCCAACAACAGTTTCATTACGCATTGATCGTCGATTACAATTATTAGAACTCGCCAATACTTATGGCTTTATCATATTTGAAGATGATTACGACTTCGACTTTCACTACCGAAGCCGGCCGCTGTTGCCTTTAGCGAGTGCAGACGATCGCGGCATGGTTATATATGGCGGCTCTTTTAGCAAAAGTTTTTCGCCGGCTTTTCGCATGGGCTATCTGGCAGCGCCTCAAAACGTGATTGAACATTTGGCGCAAACGCGTATTTTGCTGGATCGTCAGGGCGATCATGTGTTGGACAATGCGATGGCGTCGCTGTTAGATGATGGCACGATTTCGCGCTACCTGAGGCGAACATTACCCGTTTATACGTCGCGTAGAGATCATTTTGCCAAACTGTTGGAATCGGAGTTAGCTGATTTCCTGACGTTTTCTTTGCCAGCGGGCGGAATGAGTATCTGGGCGCAATTTGACCGGCGTATCAATACCGTTTCTTTAGCAAAAAAAGCGATGGAAAAGGGGCTTTACATAGGAGATGGAGAGGCACATCGATACCCGAACTTCGACGCTAATGCTATTCGTTTAGGTTTCGCATCGTGCACGGATGCCGAGCAGCAACAAAGTGTGGATATACTACGGCAGGTTTTACAGAAGTTGTGA
- a CDS encoding methylglyoxal synthase — MKKTLALIAHDGKKADMVAFVKDHLEYLRQANIIATGTTGSYIRQTGLEVELKLSGPMGGDAQIAALTAEGKVDGIIFFRDPLGKHVHEPDILMLMRISDLYNVPLATNPATGSLIIEGLL; from the coding sequence ATGAAAAAAACCTTAGCCCTTATTGCGCACGATGGAAAAAAAGCAGATATGGTGGCCTTCGTGAAAGATCATTTGGAATATTTACGCCAAGCCAATATCATCGCCACCGGAACAACGGGCTCCTACATCCGGCAGACAGGCTTGGAAGTGGAACTTAAACTTAGCGGACCAATGGGCGGCGATGCGCAGATAGCAGCACTAACGGCCGAAGGAAAAGTAGATGGCATCATTTTTTTTAGAGATCCTTTAGGCAAACATGTGCATGAACCGGATATTTTGATGTTGATGCGTATTTCTGATTTATACAACGTGCCGCTAGCGACCAATCCGGCCACCGGGAGTTTGATTATTGAAGGTTTGTTATAG
- a CDS encoding GNAT family N-acetyltransferase, translating into MTLSADIRAATQQDIALIQRLGRETFYETFAASNSEADMQQYLEEHFSESRVTEEVNTLCSQFFIAYWDHVPVGYLKLNWSAEQTELQDEDALEIERIYVKSSHQGNRIGQALFEKALQQAKSTAKHYVWLAVWEKNEKAIRFYEKNGFQAFDKHSFQLGSDKQVDIMMKKLII; encoded by the coding sequence ATGACATTATCAGCCGACATCAGAGCAGCCACGCAACAGGATATCGCCCTTATTCAGCGATTAGGCCGGGAAACATTTTACGAAACCTTTGCAGCAAGCAATTCGGAAGCAGATATGCAGCAATACTTAGAAGAGCATTTTAGTGAATCGCGGGTTACTGAAGAAGTTAATACGCTATGTTCGCAGTTTTTTATCGCTTACTGGGATCATGTTCCTGTGGGATATCTAAAACTCAATTGGTCCGCCGAGCAAACCGAGTTGCAAGACGAAGATGCTTTGGAAATTGAAAGAATATACGTAAAAAGCAGTCATCAAGGCAATCGAATCGGGCAAGCGTTGTTCGAAAAAGCCTTGCAGCAGGCTAAATCTACAGCTAAACATTATGTATGGCTAGCCGTTTGGGAAAAGAATGAAAAGGCCATCAGATTTTACGAAAAAAACGGCTTTCAAGCATTTGACAAGCATAGTTTTCAACTTGGTAGTGATAAACAGGTTGACATTATGATGAAAAAATTAATTATCTAG